One Oncorhynchus nerka isolate Pitt River linkage group LG5, Oner_Uvic_2.0, whole genome shotgun sequence genomic window carries:
- the LOC115129497 gene encoding choline transporter-like protein 1 isoform X3, whose translation MGCCGSTERTKREWKPLEDRSCTDLPWFLLFTVFCVGMGSIFGFTIATGGAARLVFGYDSYGNTCGQRNEQIEGVRLSGLDQTDKKYVFFLDPCNIDIVQRKIKSMALCVSVCPDEELKTYQDLKRFAVHNGSELCSYELAGHKYPSLPERFDKCPKLPVPPSKSLPVFNRCTPVDISCYAKFAEAVVTFVSDNSVLHRLIAGVMASKVIIVGLCLLALVLSMILMVIIRYISAVLVWIFTATVVLGSLAGTSILWWMYIDYRLTVNKTLLKETEDAKEEAEMSRDNAQVLLVYAIAATVFTVILLLLMLFMRKRVALTIALFHVAGKVFIHLPLLTLQPFCTFLALLLFWFYWSLVLLFLGTTGNPVQNEETGLTEFRLTGPLQYMTWYHAVGLIWISEFILACQQMTVAGAVVTYYFTRDKNKLPVTPILSSSLRLMRYHLGTVAKGSFIITLVKIPRLFLMYVHNQLKGKENACARCMLKTCICCLWCLEKCLNYLNQNAYAATAINSTSFCTSARDAFVILVENALRVAAINAVGDFVLFLGKILIVTSTAFAGVLLLNYQRDYAEWVLPLIIVCLFAFLVAHCFLSMFEIVVDVLFLCFAIDTKYNDGTPGREFYMDKALMEFVENSRKLERVAERGRSRPTEVVSVEGAEMKPMAPGTSSA comes from the exons ATGGGATGCTGCGGTAGCACAGAG AGGACAAAGAGAGAATGGAAACCCTTGGAGGATCGAAGTTGCACGGATTTGCCGTGGTTCCTTTTATTTACTGTTTTCTGTGTCGGAATG GGGAGTATCTTTGGGTTCACCATTGCCACAGGGGGCGCAGCCCGCCTGGTCTTCGGATATGACAGCTACGGGAACACCTGCGGCCAGCGCAATGAGCAGATTGAAGGGGTCCGACTGAGTGGACTGGATCAGACGGATAAAAA ATACGTGTTCTTCCTGGACCCGTGTAACATTGACATAGTGCAGAGGAAGATCAAGTCcatggccctgtgtgtgtctgtgtgtcctgatGAAGAGCTGAAGACATACCAGGACCTCAAGCGGTTTGCCGTGCACAACG GGTCGGAGCTGTGCTCCTACGAGCTAGCCGGCCACAAATATCCCAGCCTTCCAGAGAGGTTTGACAAATGTCCCAAACTTCCAGTTCCACCAAG CAAATCTCTCCCGGTGTTTAACCGCTGCACGCCGGTGGACATTTCCTGCTATGCCAAGTTTGCTGAGGCTGTGGTGACGTTTGTGAGTGACAACAGCGTGCTGCACAGACTGATCGCTGGTGTGATGGCCAGCAAGGTGATCATCGTGGGCCTCTGCCTGCTGGCACTAG TGCTCTCCATGATCCTGATGGTGATCATCCGCTACATCTCTGCTGTGCTGGTCTGGATCTTCACTGCCACGGTAGTCCTGGGCTCTCTGG CGGGCACAAGCATCCTGTGGTGGATGTACATAGACTACCGGTTAACTGTCAACAAGACCCTATTGAAAGAGACAGAAGATGCTAAGGAGGAAGCTGAGATGTCCAGGGACAATGCCCAGGTGCTGCTGGTGTATGCCATCGCTGCCACCGTATTCACA GTGATCCTTCTCCTGCTGATGCTGTTCATGAGGAAGCGAGTGGCGCTAACCATCGCCCTGTTCCACGTGGCCGGCAAGGTGTTCATCCACCTGCCGCTGCTCACCCTGCAGCCCTTCTGCACCTTCCTGGCCCTGCTCCTCTTCTGGTTCTACTGGAGTCTGGTGCTGCTCTTCCTCGGGACCACCG GGAATCCGGTCCAGAACGAGGAGACTGGTCTGACAGAGTTCCGGCTGACTGGGCCTCTGCAGTACATGACGTGGTACCACGCTGTGGGCCTCATCTGGATCAGTGAGTTCATCCTGGCCTGCCAGCAGATGACTGTAGCTGGGGCTGTGGTCACGTACTACTTCACAAG GGACAAGAACAAGCTGCCGGTGACGCCCATCCTGTCGTCATCGTTGAGGCTGATGAGGTACCACCTGGGCACTGTGGCCAAGGGCTCCTTCATTATCACCCTGGTCAAGATCCCACGCCTCTTCCTCATGTACGTCCACAACCAGCTCAAGGGCAAG gaaAATGCATGTGCTCGCTGCATGTTGAAGACCTGTATCTGCTGCCTATGGTGTTTGGAGAAGTGCCTCAACTATTTGAATCAG AATGCGTACGCGGCGACAGCCATCAACAGTACCAGTTTCTGTACGTCGGCGCGCGACGCCTTTGTGATCCTGGTGGAGAACGCTCTAAGGGTTGCGGCCATCAACGCTGTTGGAGACTTTGTCCTTTTCCTTGGCAAG ATCCTGATCGTGACGTCCACAGCGTTCGCCGGTGTACTGCTGCTTAACTACCAGCGGGACTACGCAGAGTGGGTCCTCCCCCTCATCATCGTCTGCCTCTTTGCCTTCCTGGTGGCCCACTGCTTCCTGTCCATGTTCGAGATTGTGGTGGACGTTCTCTTCCTCTGCTTCGCCATCGACACCAAATACAATGATGGCACACCGGGCAGAGAGTTCTACATGGACAAAGCCCTGATG
- the LOC115129497 gene encoding choline transporter-like protein 1 isoform X2 — protein sequence MFVFNAKCNVSLQSAINSLYLRKLDVKVKSELGLMTFTRTKREWKPLEDRSCTDLPWFLLFTVFCVGMGSIFGFTIATGGAARLVFGYDSYGNTCGQRNEQIEGVRLSGLDQTDKKYVFFLDPCNIDIVQRKIKSMALCVSVCPDEELKTYQDLKRFAVHNGSELCSYELAGHKYPSLPERFDKCPKLPVPPSKSLPVFNRCTPVDISCYAKFAEAVVTFVSDNSVLHRLIAGVMASKVIIVGLCLLALVLSMILMVIIRYISAVLVWIFTATVVLGSLAGTSILWWMYIDYRLTVNKTLLKETEDAKEEAEMSRDNAQVLLVYAIAATVFTVILLLLMLFMRKRVALTIALFHVAGKVFIHLPLLTLQPFCTFLALLLFWFYWSLVLLFLGTTGNPVQNEETGLTEFRLTGPLQYMTWYHAVGLIWISEFILACQQMTVAGAVVTYYFTRDKNKLPVTPILSSSLRLMRYHLGTVAKGSFIITLVKIPRLFLMYVHNQLKGKENACARCMLKTCICCLWCLEKCLNYLNQNAYAATAINSTSFCTSARDAFVILVENALRVAAINAVGDFVLFLGKILIVTSTAFAGVLLLNYQRDYAEWVLPLIIVCLFAFLVAHCFLSMFEIVVDVLFLCFAIDTKYNDGTPGREFYMDKALMEFVENSRKLERVAERGRSRPTEVVSVEGAEMKPMAPGTSSA from the exons ATGTTTGTTTTCAACGCAAAGTGTAACGTTTCTTTACAGTCGGCCATAAATAGCCTTTATCTACGAAAATTAGATGTCAAAGTGAAATCAGAACTTGGCCTAATGACATTCACG AGGACAAAGAGAGAATGGAAACCCTTGGAGGATCGAAGTTGCACGGATTTGCCGTGGTTCCTTTTATTTACTGTTTTCTGTGTCGGAATG GGGAGTATCTTTGGGTTCACCATTGCCACAGGGGGCGCAGCCCGCCTGGTCTTCGGATATGACAGCTACGGGAACACCTGCGGCCAGCGCAATGAGCAGATTGAAGGGGTCCGACTGAGTGGACTGGATCAGACGGATAAAAA ATACGTGTTCTTCCTGGACCCGTGTAACATTGACATAGTGCAGAGGAAGATCAAGTCcatggccctgtgtgtgtctgtgtgtcctgatGAAGAGCTGAAGACATACCAGGACCTCAAGCGGTTTGCCGTGCACAACG GGTCGGAGCTGTGCTCCTACGAGCTAGCCGGCCACAAATATCCCAGCCTTCCAGAGAGGTTTGACAAATGTCCCAAACTTCCAGTTCCACCAAG CAAATCTCTCCCGGTGTTTAACCGCTGCACGCCGGTGGACATTTCCTGCTATGCCAAGTTTGCTGAGGCTGTGGTGACGTTTGTGAGTGACAACAGCGTGCTGCACAGACTGATCGCTGGTGTGATGGCCAGCAAGGTGATCATCGTGGGCCTCTGCCTGCTGGCACTAG TGCTCTCCATGATCCTGATGGTGATCATCCGCTACATCTCTGCTGTGCTGGTCTGGATCTTCACTGCCACGGTAGTCCTGGGCTCTCTGG CGGGCACAAGCATCCTGTGGTGGATGTACATAGACTACCGGTTAACTGTCAACAAGACCCTATTGAAAGAGACAGAAGATGCTAAGGAGGAAGCTGAGATGTCCAGGGACAATGCCCAGGTGCTGCTGGTGTATGCCATCGCTGCCACCGTATTCACA GTGATCCTTCTCCTGCTGATGCTGTTCATGAGGAAGCGAGTGGCGCTAACCATCGCCCTGTTCCACGTGGCCGGCAAGGTGTTCATCCACCTGCCGCTGCTCACCCTGCAGCCCTTCTGCACCTTCCTGGCCCTGCTCCTCTTCTGGTTCTACTGGAGTCTGGTGCTGCTCTTCCTCGGGACCACCG GGAATCCGGTCCAGAACGAGGAGACTGGTCTGACAGAGTTCCGGCTGACTGGGCCTCTGCAGTACATGACGTGGTACCACGCTGTGGGCCTCATCTGGATCAGTGAGTTCATCCTGGCCTGCCAGCAGATGACTGTAGCTGGGGCTGTGGTCACGTACTACTTCACAAG GGACAAGAACAAGCTGCCGGTGACGCCCATCCTGTCGTCATCGTTGAGGCTGATGAGGTACCACCTGGGCACTGTGGCCAAGGGCTCCTTCATTATCACCCTGGTCAAGATCCCACGCCTCTTCCTCATGTACGTCCACAACCAGCTCAAGGGCAAG gaaAATGCATGTGCTCGCTGCATGTTGAAGACCTGTATCTGCTGCCTATGGTGTTTGGAGAAGTGCCTCAACTATTTGAATCAG AATGCGTACGCGGCGACAGCCATCAACAGTACCAGTTTCTGTACGTCGGCGCGCGACGCCTTTGTGATCCTGGTGGAGAACGCTCTAAGGGTTGCGGCCATCAACGCTGTTGGAGACTTTGTCCTTTTCCTTGGCAAG ATCCTGATCGTGACGTCCACAGCGTTCGCCGGTGTACTGCTGCTTAACTACCAGCGGGACTACGCAGAGTGGGTCCTCCCCCTCATCATCGTCTGCCTCTTTGCCTTCCTGGTGGCCCACTGCTTCCTGTCCATGTTCGAGATTGTGGTGGACGTTCTCTTCCTCTGCTTCGCCATCGACACCAAATACAATGATGGCACACCGGGCAGAGAGTTCTACATGGACAAAGCCCTGATG